In Apteryx mantelli isolate bAptMan1 chromosome 16, bAptMan1.hap1, whole genome shotgun sequence, a single genomic region encodes these proteins:
- the GID4 gene encoding glucose-induced degradation protein 4 homolog: protein MPVRSERCRAGGAAGSASSPSSGAAASSLVPPPPINTAQPGVATSLLYSGAKFRGQQRSKGNAYEVEVVMQHVDMENSYLCGYLKIKGLTEEYPTLTTFFEGEIISKKHPFLTRKWDADEDVDRKHWGKFQAFYQYAKTFNSDDFDYEDLKNGDYVFMRWKEQFLVPDHTIKDISGASFAGFYYICFQKSAASIEGYYYHRSSEWYQSLNLTHVPEHSAPIYEFR from the exons ATGCCGGTGCGGAGCGAGCGGTgccgcgcgggcggggcggcgggctcgGCCTCGTCGCCGTCCTCCGGGGCGGCCGCCAGCAGCCTGGTGCCGCCGCCCCCCATCAACACGGCGCAGCCCGGCGTGGCCACCTCGCTGCTCTACAGCGGCGCCAAGTTCCGCGGGCAGCAGCGCAGCAAGGGCAACGCCTACGAGGTGGAGGTGGTCATGCAG CATGTGGATATGGAAAACTCCTATCTCTGTGGATACTTGAAGATTAAAGGCCTTACAGAG GAGTACCCAACCCTCACCACTTTCTTTGAAGGGGAAATAATCAGTAAAAAGCACCCTTTCCTAACGCGCAAGTGGGATGCCGATGAAGATGTGGATCGTAAACACTGG GGAAAGTTCCAGGCTTTTTACCAGTACGCAAAAACATTTAACTCTGATGACTTTGATTATGAGGATCTGAAAAATGGTGACTATGTCTTCATGAGATGGAAG GAACAGTTCCTAGTTCCAGATCACACTATCAAAGACATCAGTGGTGCTTCCTTTGCTGGTTTCTATTACATCTGTTTCCAGAAGTCAGCAGCGTCTATAGAGGGCTATTACTACCATAGGAGTTCAGAATG gtaTCAGTCATTGAATTTAACTCACGTTCCTGAGCACAGTGCTCCTATCTATGAATTCCGATGA